A genomic window from Scomber scombrus chromosome 18, fScoSco1.1, whole genome shotgun sequence includes:
- the slc16a5b gene encoding monocarboxylate transporter 6, whose translation MLVERFGCRVTVMVGGLLSGLGMAVSALARTITDIYVTSGITGLGFCLSFQPSVTIMGHYFERRRVFANALSSTGTALGLSTLPLIANILLSWFGWRGSFLILGGVLLNCCVCGAVMRPLGPASGPNKPKHSQVLDKPNNIPLQQERKGLTGHVKTVLCDFLAFLHRHLAFDLLVSNARYRAFAVGVTWMMLGCVVPLVYLVPYATHNNMGIGRAAFLMSIMGLVNVAVRPVAALVLGLPRFRGSSSFVYVFACAVILNGLSNCICGVSASFKVLLLYVVVFGLSMSVAGSLLFTVLMDTVEMSRFPSALGLLCMLESGTLLIGPPLAGMLVDSTGQYTYVFYACSVCVSSAGFFLMVSFYFLDCKREAEKKKKNKKSMKTPSDLYQKPVITLANDDQCGHVASKGRKSENTVYVTSV comes from the exons ATGTTAGTGGAACGATTTGGCTGCCGGGTGACAGTGATGGTGGGTGGACTCTTGAGTGGACTGGGTATGGCGGTGTCTGCTCTTGCCAGGACCATTACTGACATTTACGTCACAAGTGGGATCACAG GGCTGGGATTTTGCCTTTCCTTCCAACCATCAGTGACTATCATGGGCCACTACTTTGAGCGCCGCCGTGTCTTCGCTAACGCCTTGTCATCCACCGGCACAGCTCTAGGCCTGAGCACTTTACCCCTGATAGCCAACATCCTGCTCAGTTGGTTTGGTTGGCGTGGCAGCTTCCTGATTCTGGGTGGGGTGCTGCTgaactgctgtgtttgtgggGCAGTGATGAGGCCTCTTGGCCCTGCGTCAGGACCAAACAAACCCAAACACTCTCAGGTTCTGGATAAACCGAACAACATTCCTTTGcagcaggagagaaaaggaCTGACTGGCCATGTAAAGACTGTTCTCTGTGACTTTTTAGCATTCCTGCACAGACATTTGGCCTTTGACCTTCTAGTGAGCAATGCTCGATACCGTGCTTTTGCAGTTGGTGTTACCTGGATGATGCTGGGATGTGTGGTGCCTCTGGTCTATCTGGTGCCTTATGCTACTCACAATAACATGGGGATAGGCCGTGCCGCCTTCCTGATGTCGATCATGGGCCTGGTGAACGTTGCCGTGCGACCTGTGGCTGCCCTTGTTTTGGGCTTGCCACGCTTCAGAGGCAGCAGcagttttgtgtatgtgtttgcttgTGCTGTGATTCTAAACGGGCTGAGTAACTGCATCTGTGGAGTATCTGCCTCCTTCAAAGTTCTCCTCCTGTATGTGGTGGTCTTCGGCCTGTCCATGAGTGTGGCAGGCTCGCTTCTCTTCACTGTGCTGATGGACACAGTAGAAATGAGCCGCTTCCCCTCAGCCCTCGGGCTTCTGTGCATGTTGGAGAGTGGAACGCTTCTTATTGGGCCACCTCTAGcag GCATGTTGGTGGACAGCACAGGACAGTATACGTATGTCTTCTACgcatgcagcgtgtgtgtgtcctctgccGGCTTCTTTCTCATGGTGTCCTTCTACTTCCTGGACTGtaagagagaagcagagaagaagaagaaaaataagaagagTATGAAGACGCCATCAGATCTCTATCAGAAACCTGTTATAACCCTGGCAAATGATGATCAGTGTGGCCATGTTGCCtcaaaaggaagaaaatcagaaaacacAGTGTATGTTACCAGTGTGTga